The Drosophila biarmipes strain raj3 chromosome 2L, RU_DBia_V1.1, whole genome shotgun sequence genome has a window encoding:
- the LOC108028995 gene encoding putative polypeptide N-acetylgalactosaminyltransferase 10: MNMDLRLIVRLLLAILLASLISTILMGSQIHRRIVESIAIKINQRGMPREKAGISPPIFTLTQNKLDILKVLRHGNFHLPVQEANKDWHYSPTKDMIGTGLGEQGRAAVLPSTLDKEATDILYGLHGYNAKLSDLIALNRSLPDIRPLGCSKRKYLEVLPNVTVIMAFHNEHLSVLLRSITSIINRSPRELLKQIVLVDDASNLPDLGQKLEDFVAFNFPKVIQIVRLKQRCGLVKAKVIGAKKAISQVLVFLESHIEVNINWLPPLLEPIVVNGNIVTGPISDVILHKTFAYMKYNAFTRSGFNWLLEIKELPLYQGEEGLGSMPYRTPLLAGPLAIDRSYFWKLGGYDEGLDLWGGEQLEMSFKVWMCGGMLLYVPCSRVGQIRRGPMRPKTSPRSQARNYRRIAEVWMDEYKEHVYHSSPELYRKPDPGDLSHLKTLRASLGCKSFDWYMNQVAADFLKAFPFVDSSETLFGLIESVAFPGFCVDSLNQKHLKPVVLSRCTNKTSPGEHQNWILTKDHEIQLTKSEEDCLESQGLKTKSVWLFHCHGNGGNQYWYYNRRHRWLQQGQMWVWCLEAYLPRGKEFGKVFSNNICDKNKQSQQWKFG; the protein is encoded by the exons ATGAATATGGACTTGAGGTTGATTGTGCGCCTTCTGCTCGCCATTCTGTTGGCTTCTTTGATATCCACAATTTTGATGGGAAGCCAGATACACAGAAGAATAGTCGAGTCCATTGCCATTAAAATCAACCAAAGGGGTATGCCTAGAGAGAAGGCGGGGATTTCCCCACCCATATTTACCTTAACCCAAAACAAATTGGATATTTTGAAAGTCCTTCGTCATGGAAACTTTCACTTGCCAGTTCAAGAAGCTAATAAGGATTGGCACTACTCTCCTactaaggatatgattgggaCAGGTCTGGGTGAACAGGGAAGAGCAGCTGTGTTGCCAAGTACCTTGGATAAAGAAGCTACGGATATCCTCTACGGACTTCATGGCTACAATGCCAAACTCTCTGATCTCATAGCCCTAAACAGGTCCTTGCCCGATATCAGACCCTTGGG TTGCTCAAAACGCAAGTATCTTGAGGTTCTGCCCAATGTGACTGTAATAATGGCTTTTCATAACGAACATCTCAGCGTGCTGCTCAGATCTATAACCAGCATCATTAACCGCTCTCCTCGGGAATTACTCAAGCAAATTGTCCTCGTGGACGATGCCAGCAATCTGCCGGATTTGGGACAAAAACTTGAAGACTTTGTGGCGTTTAACTTTCCCAAAGTAATACAGATAGTAAGACTTAAACAGCGTTGTGGTCTTGTTAAAGCCAAGGTGATAGGAGCCAAAAAAGCAATCAGCCAAGTTTTAGTCTTTCTAGAGTCCCACATCGAAGTCAATATAAATTGG ctaCCTCCTCTGCTAGAACCCATAGTTGTAAATGGGAATATAGTTACCGGTCCCATTTCAGATGTAATCCTGCACAAAACCTTCGCTTATATGAAGTATAATGCATTTACACGTTCGGGTTTTAATTGGTTGCTTGAGATTAAGGAACTACCGCTTTATCAGGGCGAAGAAGGTCTTGGTTCCATGCCGTACCGCACACCCCTTTTAGCAGGACCCTTGGCGATAGACAGAAGCTACTTTTGGAAACTGGGAGGATACGATGAGGGACTGGACCTCTGGGGCGGCGAGCAGCTCGAGATGAGCTTCAAGGTCTGGATGTGTGGCGGCATGTTGCTATATGTACCCTGCTCCCGAGTGGGCCAAATAAGGAGAGGACCCATGCGACCGAAGACGAGTCCAAGGAGTCAAGCTAGA AACTACAGAAGAATAGCTGAAGTGTGGATGgatgagtataaggaacacGTTTACCACTCGAGCCCAGAGCTCTATAGGAAGCCGGACCCAGGAGACCTTTCCCATTTGAAGACCCTAAGAGCTTCGCTGGGGTGCAAATCTTTCGACTGGTACATGAACCAAGTGGCTGCGGATTTTCTGAAGGCATTTCCCTTTGTGGATTCATCGGAAACTTTATTCGGGCTCATCGAAAGTGTGGCTTTTCCCGGCTTCTGCGTGGACTCCCTGAACCAGAAACACCTTAAGCCTGTAGTCCTCTCCCGCTGCACTAACAAAACGAGTCCCGGGGAACATCAAAACTGGATTCTAACGAAGGACCATGAGATTCAACTGACTAAAAGCGAAGAAGACTGTCTGGAAAGTCAGGGCCTTAAGACGAAGTCCGTGTGGCTTTTCCACTGCCACGGCAACGGTGGGAACCAGTATTGGTACTACAACCGCCGGCATCGGTGGCTCCAACAGGGCCAGATGTGGGTCTGGTGCCTCGAGGCTTATTTGCCCAGGGGCAAAGAGTTTGGCAAGGTGTTCTCCAACAATATTTgcgacaaaaacaaacagagcCAGCAGTGGAAGTTTGGATAA
- the LOC108029227 gene encoding ATP-dependent DNA helicase PIF1: MDLNDAVLTCAVNMQWTNSVGITGRKLAYKTATLRLVRNDLRELFVEVTPEKLKPLKFKLKDLMVHKKFMAEGKATFNFKAENCTLYLSNAPPGTLMFFLRTIYIKMNGTEGGSQPDDASLQKKLREHLMSGKPSTFDEVSPVTTAEMILARKKAGLMSKGSVTTPSPQAAKKRRFEELKEEKDRGSLPAAKKLYQSTTDESLRLSEEQMEVLRACTSGKSVFFTGSAGTGKSFLLRRIISALPPDGTVATASTGVAACLIGGTTLHAFAGIGGGDATMQRCLELASRPASAQTWRKCKRLIIDEISMVDGQFFEKIEAVARHIRRNDRPFGGIQLILCGDFLQLPPVIKADFGAAPNATPQQRFCFQSSAWETCIQCVYELKQVHRQSDPEFVKILNHLRIGHVNDSITSRLAATSKQKIEGNGILATQLCSHTNDANSINESKLENLEGDKILFKADDSDAGMTKTLDQQIQAPSQLYLKVNAQVMLLKNINIANGLVNGARGVVVRMDKDLPVVRFKNNQEYVCKHEKWIIKTASGGIITRRQVPLKLAWAFSIHKSQGLTLDCVEMSLSKVFEAGQAYVALSRAKSLQSIRILDFDAKQVWANPQVLQFYKGFRRKLMDTTMIPLGPKNKDKKPGDSKAANSTLAKLKKSLMNKPLVSIS; the protein is encoded by the exons ATGGATCTCAACGACGCAGTGCTCACCTGTGCGGTGAACATGCAGTGGACCAATTCCGTGGGCATTACGGGCCGCAAACTGGCCTACAAGACGGCCACTTTGCGCCTGGTGCGGAACGATCTGCGGGAATTGTTTGTGGAGGTGACGCCCGAGAAGCTGAAGCCCCTGAAGTTCAAGCTGAAGGACCTCATGGTGCACAAGAAGTTCATGGCCGAGGGCAAGGCCACCTTCAACTTCAAGGCGGAGAACTGCACCCTCTACTTATCCAACGCTCCGCCAGGCACATTGATGTTCTTCCTGCGCACGATCTACATCAAAATGAATGGAACCGAGGGAGGGTCTCAGCCAGACGATGCCTCCTTGCAGAAGAAACTCAGGGAGCATCTGATGTCCGGGAAACCCAGCACCTTCGACGAAGTCTCGCCCGTCACCACTGCCGAGATGATTTTGGCGCGCAAAAAGGCGGGTTTGATGTCGAAAGGTTCAGTGACCACGCCTTCACCCCAGGCAGCCAAAAAGCGGAGATTCGAGGAGCTCAAGGAGGAGAAGGACCGGGGCAGCCTGCCAGCCGCCAAGAAGCTCTACCAATCGACCACCGATGAGTCCCTCAGACTGAGCGAAGAGCAAATGGAGGTGCTGCGGGCCTGCACCTCCGGCAAAAGTGTATTCTTCACCGGCTCTGCGGGCACTGGCAAGAGTTTTCTGCTCCGCAGGATCATCTCCGCCCTGCCGCCCGATGGAACAGTGGCCACAGCCTCCACGGGAGTGGCAGCCTGCCTGATTGGCGGCACCACTTTGCACGCCTTTGCGGGCATCGGAGGAGGAGACGCCACCATGCAGAGGTGCCTAGAGCTGGCTTCCCGACCAGCCAGTGCCCAGACCTGGAGGAAGTGCAAACGACTGATAATCGATGAGATCTCCATGGTGGACGGGCAGTTCTTCGAG AAAATCGAAGCCGTTGCCCGGCACATTCGGCGCAATGATCGACCCTTTGGCGGCATCCAGCTCATCCTGTGCGGCGATTTCCTGCAGCTTCCCCCCGTTATTAAGGCGGATTTCGGAGCTGCGCCCAATGCCACGCCGCAGCAGCGATTCTGCTTTCAGTCCAGCGCCTGGGAGACCTGCATCCAGTGTGTCTACGAGCTCAAGCAAGTGCATCGTCAATCGGATCCGGAGTTCGTTAAGATTCTCAACCACCTCCGCATTGGCCACGTGAATGATTCCATCACCAGCCGATTGGCAGCCACTTCCAAGCAGAAAATCGAGGGAAATGGCATTCTGGCCACGCAACTGTGCTCCCACACAAACGATGCCAACTCCATTAACGAGTCCAAGTTGGAGAACCTCGAGGGGGACAAGATTTTATTCAAGGCTGATGATTCGGACGCGGGCATGACCAAGACTCTGGATCAGCAGATTCAGGCTCCCTCTCAATtgtacctcaaagtaaatgcCCAAGTGATGCTGCTCAAGAATATAAACATAGCCAATGGTCTGGTGAACGGAGCTCGCGGCGTGGTTGTGAGAATGGACAAGGATCTGCCAGTGGTTCGGTTCAAGAACAACCAGGAGTACGTTTGCAAGCACGAGAAGTGGATCATCAAAACCGCCTCGGGAGGCATCATCACACGGCGTCAGGTTCCATTGAAGCTGGCCTGGGCATTCTCCATACACAAAAGTCAGGGCTTGACGCTCGACTGCGTGGAGATGTCCCTGTCGAAAGTATTCGAGGCTGGACAGGCCTACGTGGCCTTGTCGCGCGCCAAATCCCTGCAATCCATTCGCATTCTGGACTTCGACGCCAAGCAGGTGTGGGCCAATCCGCAGGTGCTGCAGTTCTACAAGGGATTCCGACGCAAGCTGATGGACACAACCATGATTCCCCTGGGTCCCAAGAACAAGGACAAGAAGCCGGGAGACAGCAAGGCCGCAAACAGCACCC